Within the Acidimicrobiales bacterium genome, the region GCGGAGGTGCTGTGGAAGGCGCTCGGCAAGGCAGCCGTGCTCGCCTCGGCCCGCCCCGATGCCGACCTCCTGGTCCTGACCACCGACGTGCCCGCCGCTGGGAGCACCGGCGCCTCGGCCCTGCGGGCCCTGGTCGGACCCGGCAAGCCCATCCGCGACGTCATCGTGCTGACGAGCGAGGACGACGTGCGCCGGCTGCGCGACCTGGCCTGGGCGGCTCGGCGCCCGCCCTCCGATCCCGTCGGCGGCTGATGGACGTCTGGCTGCACACCTTCTCGTTTCCGCACCGCGTCGCCGAGGTGGCCAAACAGGCCGAGGAGTGGGGGTTCACCGGCCTCCTCGTCGCCGACAGCCAGAACCTCAACGCCGACATCTGGGTCGAGCTGGCGCTGGCGGGCGCAGCCACGGAGCGGTTGCTGCTCGGGCCGGGAGTCACCAACCCGGTGACACGCCACCCGGCCGTCACCGCGTCTGCGGCGGCGACCCTTCAGGCCGAGACGGGAGGGCGGGCCGTGCTCGGACTCGGTCGGGGCGACTCGGCGGTGACCCAACTCGGGATGCGGCCAGTACCTCCTGCCGCGCTCGAGCGGCTGCTGGTGACGATGCAGGCCTACCTCCGAGGCGAGACAGTCGACGTCGACGGCGTGCCGACCCAGATCAGGTGGCTGACCGGGAGTGGGGCGCCGAAGGTCCCGGTCGTGGTGGCGGCCACCGGGCCGCAGGCGATCGCCGTCGGCGCCCGGCACGCCGAGGCGCTCGACTTCACGGTCGGCGCCGAGCACGACCGGCTCCGCTGGGCGATCGGGACGGCCCACCGAGCCGGCGGGGCGAGGAGCGACATGCTGTCGCTCGGCGCTTTCGTCAACGTGGGTGTGCACCCCGATCGGGTGGTCGCACGGGATCTCGTCCGGGGCAGCACCGCGATCTTCGCCCGCTTCGCCGCCGAGGGCGCGCCAAGCGAGGGGCTGTCGGAGGTCACTCGCCGGGGTATCGGTCGGCTGGCGGCCGGCTACCGGGCGGC harbors:
- a CDS encoding LLM class flavin-dependent oxidoreductase → MDVWLHTFSFPHRVAEVAKQAEEWGFTGLLVADSQNLNADIWVELALAGAATERLLLGPGVTNPVTRHPAVTASAAATLQAETGGRAVLGLGRGDSAVTQLGMRPVPPAALERLLVTMQAYLRGETVDVDGVPTQIRWLTGSGAPKVPVVVAATGPQAIAVGARHAEALDFTVGAEHDRLRWAIGTAHRAGGARSDMLSLGAFVNVGVHPDRVVARDLVRGSTAIFARFAAEGAPSEGLSEVTRRGIGRLAAGYRAASHGQAAAPQARDLEDEFIDRFAVAGPPAEVAERLNDLASLGLRRVVVVPGSLDADPSLLQESNRRFASEVLPALMG